A portion of the Juglans microcarpa x Juglans regia isolate MS1-56 chromosome 1D, Jm3101_v1.0, whole genome shotgun sequence genome contains these proteins:
- the LOC121239922 gene encoding major allergen Pru ar 1-like — protein MGVIKISQSFATKVTPDRMFKALILDSHNLCPKLMFSSIKSMEFVEGQGDVGSIKQINFTEASPFKYVRHRIDALDKEKFTCKHTLIEGDALMDKLEYITYEVKFEGYGRKGCVCKITSEYKAKEGVDIKEEDIELGKDRAIGMYEVVEAYLLAHPRAYT, from the exons ATGGGTGTCATCAAAATCAGTCAGTCATTTGCAACTAAGGTTACTCCGGACAGGATGTTCAAGGCTTTGATCCTTGACTCCCACAACCTTTGCCCAAAGCTCATGTTCTCATCAATAAAGAGCATGGAATTTGTTGAAGGCCAGGGAGATGTTGGGAGCATCAAACAGATCAACTTCACTGAAG CCAGTCCTTTCAAATACGTGAGGCACAGGATCGATGCCCTTGATAAGGAGAAGTTCACGTGCAAGCACACTTTAATCGAGGGCGATGCATTAATGGATAAGCTTGAATATATTACCTATGAGGTCAAGTTTGAGGGATATGGCAGAAAAGGATGTGTCTGTAAGATAACCAGTGAATACAAAGCAAAGGAAGGTGTAGACATAAAAGAAGAGGATATTGAGCTTGGAAAGGACAGAGCCATAGGGATGTATGAAGTTGTGGAGGCCTACCTTTTGGCACACCCTCGTGCCTAtacttaa
- the LOC121268313 gene encoding uncharacterized protein LOC121268313 isoform X2, translated as MLCEIDSLSGNLLQKFRASTKAISRISVSSDGKILATASAQLKIFNSSDHKKMQKFSGHPGAVRCMIFSEDGKYILSSAVGERYIAVWRISGGKKQSASCVLAMEHPAAVLDSRCIDNGEASDAGLYVLAISEVGVCYLWFGQNIEELRSNKPTKVSLSFEDIPSINHKGALPTIFAAKLQAITKPTSGQVFVAYGLPVKPSFQKILVHSGSDIRLNISNDGVLLPISQSRIKSKKGLDFQNGVTALDRANAEDALLPIPKIYSHEKKKTYTNMIVEPDEVKAHSSGSNSRAKLVDREDDMDEVEVDTEAFCMEDKLRSLGILSNGDDLTLDCTVDFATFNGVNLEAEMPPKKIRASVLSMDPSDAYKLLRVLVAKWQSRTWSGKYALPWIYHILLNHSHHVLSQELTSQMLNSLYKITKPRGAAIQPLLQLSGRLQLVMAQIDRASQNKTRISAYDSQINESEDEDEEVDEILYGEEDDESELSSDDNS; from the exons ATGTTATGTGAAATTGATTCTCTATCGGGAAACCTGTTGCAGAAGTTCAGAGCTTCTACAAAGGCAATTTCCCGTATATCTGTTTCGTCAG ATGGGAAAATATTAGCAACTGCATCTGCACAGTTGAAGATTTTCAATAGTTCTGATCACAAAAAGATGCAGAAGTTTTCTGGGCATCCT GGAGCTGTTCGCTGTATGATTTTTTCTGAAGATGGGAAGTACATCCTCTCCTCTGCTGTTGGTGAAAGATATATAGCAGTATGGAGGATTAGTGGTGGCAAAAAGCAGTCAGCAAGCTGTGTTCTTGCAATGGAGCACCCTGCTGCAGTACTTGACAGCAGGTGCATTGATAATGGGGAAGCCAGTGATGCAGGTCTATATGTTTTGGCTATTTCAGAAGTTGGGGTTTGTTATCTTTGGTTTGGTCAGAACATTGAGGAGCTACGCAGTAACAAGCCCACAAAAGTCTCATTATCTTTTGAGGACATTCCATCTATAAATCATAAGGGTGCATTACCTACAATATTTGCTGCAAAATTGCAAGCCATTACCAAACCTACGTCTGGGCAGGTCTTTGTTGCTTATGGGTTGCCAGTAAAGCCATCCTTTCAGAAGATTTTAGTGCATTCTGGCTCAGATATAAGGTTGAATATCTCCAATGATGGGGTTCTTCTACCAATTAGTCAATCTCGCATCAAATCTAAGAAAGGATTAGATTTTCAAAATGGAG TTACTGCATTAGACCGTGCAAATGCGGAGGATGCCTTACTTCCTATTCCAAAGATTTATtctcatgaaaaaaagaaaacatatacAAATATGATTGTTGAGCCTGATGAGGTAAAGGCTCATTCAAGTGGCAGTAACAGTCGAGCCAAGCTTGTAGATAGGGAAG ATGACATGGATGAAGTAGAAGTGGACACTGAAGCATTTTGCATGGAGGACAAGCTGAGATCATTAGGGATACTTAGCAATGGAGATGACCTAACATTAGACTGTACAGTTGATTTTGCAACATTCAATGGTGTTAATCTTGAAGCTGAAATGCCACCGAAGAAG ATAAGGGCATCTGTTCTATCTATGGACCCTAGTGATGCATACAAGTTACTGCGAGTGTTGGTGGCCAAGTGGCAATCCAG GACATGGAGTGGAAAGTATGCCCTTCCATGGATATATCATATACTTTTGAACCACAGTCATCATGTATTGTCTCAGGAACTGACAAGCCAGATGCTCAACTCCTTGTACAAG ATTACTAAACCCAGAGGTGCTGCCATTCAACCTTTATTACAATTATCGGGTCGTTTGCAACTTGTGATGGCACAG ATTGACAGGGCTTCGCAGAACAAAACTCGGATTTCGGCATATGATAGCCAAATAAATGAAAGTGAAGATGAGGATGAAGAAGTTGATGAAATTCTttatggagaagaagatgatgaatctGAATTAAGCAGTGATGACAATAGCTAG
- the LOC121239915 gene encoding major pollen allergen Bet v 1-D/H-like — MITGIIVDEHTSPVAAERLWRASIGDIRNLMPRLLPQLVSSIVVLEGDGGAGTIMRHNLKNAVKEFGFVKDRIEVIDHDNHIFKYSVIEGGLVGLKLKSFTAEITFSSTREGGCLAKVKIEYESMEEGSLLSEEDVTSIKEGNLAMMKAVEEYLLADPNAYV; from the exons ATGATTACCGGGATCATCGTTGATGAGCACACGTCCCCAGTCGCTGCCGAGAGGCTGTGGAGGGCAAGCATTGGTGACATACGGAACCTCATGCCCAGGCTTCTTCCCCAGCTCGTATCAAGCATTGTCGTTCTTGAAGGAGATGGTGGAGCTGGCACCATTATGCGGCATAACTTAAAAAACG CTGTTAAGGAATTTGGGTTTGTTAAGGATCGCATCGAAGTAATAGACCATGACAACCACATATTTAAGTACTCTGTCATTGAAGGTGGTCTTGTTGGTCTCAAATTGAAGTCTTTCACAGCTGAGATTACCTTCAGTTCTACCAGAGAAGGAGGCTGCTTGGCCAAGGTAAAAATCGAGTACGAGTCAATGGAAGAAGGCAGCTTGCTGTCTGAAGAAGATGTTACAAGCATAAAGGAAGGGAATTTGGCGATGATGAAGGCCGTTGAGGAGTACCTTCTGGCAGATCCGAATGCTTATGTATGA
- the LOC121239930 gene encoding major allergen Pru ar 1-like, producing MGVTSFKQEFACPVAPARMFKALILESSTLIPKLVPQFIKSVDLIQGDGGAGSIEQVNFTEASHFKYVKHRIDELDKENFVCKYTLIEGDPLGDKLECIAYEVKFEAASDGGCICKITSNYNTIGDVEIKEEEIKAGKDSAIGVYKVVEAYLLENPQIYA from the exons ATGGGTGTCACCAGCTTCAAACAAGAGTTCGCATGCCCAGTTGCCCCAGCAAGAATGTTCAAGGCATTGATCTTAGAATCTTCCACCTTGATCCCAAAACTGGTACCTCAATTCATAAAAAGCGTCGATCTAATTCAAGGAGATGGTGGAGCGGGAAGCATCGAACAAGTCAACTTCACTGAAG CTAGCCACTTTAAATATGTGAAGCACCGGATTGATGAGCTTGACAAGGAGAATTTTGTGTGCAAATACACTCTGATTGAGGGGGACCCCTTGGGTGACAAGCTTGAATGTATTGCTTATGAGGTTAAGTTTGAGGCTGCTAGTGATGGAGGTTGCATCTGCAAGATAACAAGCAATTACAACACCATCGGCGACGTTgaaatcaaagaagaagaaattaaggCAGGCAAGGACAGTGCTATTGGGGTCTACAAAGTTGTGGAAGCCTACCTCTTGGAGAACCCTCAAATCTACGCCTAG
- the LOC121248746 gene encoding leucine-rich repeat extensin-like protein 2 — translation MFPELEKPRVTEIQVRMDCNGCVQKIKKALHGITGIYDLNIDFPQQKLTIIGWADPERILKAIKKTRKIATICSHTVPTEPPAPPTEQAPQEGGVPAPDAPTPPPPEAPPAEASPPTEPPKDPPAPPENPPAEATPPPPPPTPMAPDNNTSQPTYKPSGSKDAGEVHVIYHHPPEYGYRYNYSHGYGGQWHKYQNGQGLQQEPPQPVNVTHSYNTYKPSPYVTEYEYVSSPPRNINYSRMDRYAEDYHNGNNGHGNIASMFSDENPNACRVM, via the exons ATGTTTCCAGAGTTAGAG AAACCTCGAGTCACTGAAATACAGGTCCGGATGGACTGTAATGGATGTGTTCAAAAGATAAAGAAAGCACTACATGGCATTACTG GTATATATGATCTCAACATTGACTTCCCTCAGcagaaattaacaataatagGGTGGGCAGATCCAGAAAGAATTCTCAAAGCCATTAAGAAGACAAGGAAAATTGCTACTATTTGTTCACACACAGTACCAACAGAGCCCCCTGCTCCACCAACAGAACAAGCACCTCAGGAGGGTGGTGTACCAGCCCCTGATGCACCAACACCTCCCCCACCAGAAGCTCCACCAGCCGAAGCGTCCCCACCAACAGAGCCACCAAAAGATCCACCAGCACCACCTGAAAATCCACCAGCAGAGGctacaccaccaccaccaccacctacACCTATGGCTCCAGACAATAACACAAGCCAGCCAACATACAAACCCTCTGGATCCAAAGATGCTGGAGAGGTTCATGTGATATACCACCATCCACCTGAGTACGGCTACAGATATAATTACAGTCACGGATATGGTGGGCAATGGCACAAGTACCAAAATGGCCAAGGATTGCAACAAGAGCCCCCTCAACCCGTGAATGTTACACATAGCTATAACACATACAAGCCATCACCATATGTAACTGAATATGAGTATGTCAGCTCACCACCACGAAACATAAATTACAGTAGGATGGACCGCTACGCTGAAGACTACCACAATGGCAATAATGGCCATGGAAATATCGCATCAATGTTTAGTGATGAAAATCCAAATGCTTGTAGGGTAATGTAG
- the LOC121268313 gene encoding WD repeat-containing protein 43-like isoform X1, which yields MGSSNIRDLLTSFSPSLDFFAISSGDGRIKIWETLKGQIQTEFSDITSTDEINILTRHERGHLSVDYTCMKWLSLDRRRKRKLGYSLLVLGTGSGDILALDVSAGQLKWRISDCHPGGVNAISSPTNGSCIYTAGADGMLCEIDSLSGNLLQKFRASTKAISRISVSSDGKILATASAQLKIFNSSDHKKMQKFSGHPGAVRCMIFSEDGKYILSSAVGERYIAVWRISGGKKQSASCVLAMEHPAAVLDSRCIDNGEASDAGLYVLAISEVGVCYLWFGQNIEELRSNKPTKVSLSFEDIPSINHKGALPTIFAAKLQAITKPTSGQVFVAYGLPVKPSFQKILVHSGSDIRLNISNDGVLLPISQSRIKSKKGLDFQNGVTALDRANAEDALLPIPKIYSHEKKKTYTNMIVEPDEVKAHSSGSNSRAKLVDREDDMDEVEVDTEAFCMEDKLRSLGILSNGDDLTLDCTVDFATFNGVNLEAEMPPKKIRASVLSMDPSDAYKLLRVLVAKWQSRTWSGKYALPWIYHILLNHSHHVLSQELTSQMLNSLYKITKPRGAAIQPLLQLSGRLQLVMAQIDRASQNKTRISAYDSQINESEDEDEEVDEILYGEEDDESELSSDDNS from the exons ATGGGATCATCAAATATCAGAGATTTGTTGACATCATTTAGTCCTTCTTTAGACTTCTTTGCCATAAGCTCTGGAGATGGTCGAATTAAGATCTGGGAAACTTTGAAGGGCCAGATACAGACTGAATTCTCAGACATCACCTCAACTGATGAGATAAATATATTAACCAGACATGAAAGAGGGCACCTATCAGTTGATTATACATGCATGAAGTGGTTATCGTTGGACagaaggagaaaaaggaaaCTTGGTTACTCATTGTTAGTCTTAGGAACAGGTAGTGGTGATATTTTAGCACTGGATGTCTCTGCTGGTCAATTGAAATGGAGAATTAGCGACTGCCACCCTGG GGGTGTTAATGCCATTTCATCTCCTACGAATGGTTCCTGTATTTATACTGCAGGTGCTGATGGCATGTTATGTGAAATTGATTCTCTATCGGGAAACCTGTTGCAGAAGTTCAGAGCTTCTACAAAGGCAATTTCCCGTATATCTGTTTCGTCAG ATGGGAAAATATTAGCAACTGCATCTGCACAGTTGAAGATTTTCAATAGTTCTGATCACAAAAAGATGCAGAAGTTTTCTGGGCATCCT GGAGCTGTTCGCTGTATGATTTTTTCTGAAGATGGGAAGTACATCCTCTCCTCTGCTGTTGGTGAAAGATATATAGCAGTATGGAGGATTAGTGGTGGCAAAAAGCAGTCAGCAAGCTGTGTTCTTGCAATGGAGCACCCTGCTGCAGTACTTGACAGCAGGTGCATTGATAATGGGGAAGCCAGTGATGCAGGTCTATATGTTTTGGCTATTTCAGAAGTTGGGGTTTGTTATCTTTGGTTTGGTCAGAACATTGAGGAGCTACGCAGTAACAAGCCCACAAAAGTCTCATTATCTTTTGAGGACATTCCATCTATAAATCATAAGGGTGCATTACCTACAATATTTGCTGCAAAATTGCAAGCCATTACCAAACCTACGTCTGGGCAGGTCTTTGTTGCTTATGGGTTGCCAGTAAAGCCATCCTTTCAGAAGATTTTAGTGCATTCTGGCTCAGATATAAGGTTGAATATCTCCAATGATGGGGTTCTTCTACCAATTAGTCAATCTCGCATCAAATCTAAGAAAGGATTAGATTTTCAAAATGGAG TTACTGCATTAGACCGTGCAAATGCGGAGGATGCCTTACTTCCTATTCCAAAGATTTATtctcatgaaaaaaagaaaacatatacAAATATGATTGTTGAGCCTGATGAGGTAAAGGCTCATTCAAGTGGCAGTAACAGTCGAGCCAAGCTTGTAGATAGGGAAG ATGACATGGATGAAGTAGAAGTGGACACTGAAGCATTTTGCATGGAGGACAAGCTGAGATCATTAGGGATACTTAGCAATGGAGATGACCTAACATTAGACTGTACAGTTGATTTTGCAACATTCAATGGTGTTAATCTTGAAGCTGAAATGCCACCGAAGAAG ATAAGGGCATCTGTTCTATCTATGGACCCTAGTGATGCATACAAGTTACTGCGAGTGTTGGTGGCCAAGTGGCAATCCAG GACATGGAGTGGAAAGTATGCCCTTCCATGGATATATCATATACTTTTGAACCACAGTCATCATGTATTGTCTCAGGAACTGACAAGCCAGATGCTCAACTCCTTGTACAAG ATTACTAAACCCAGAGGTGCTGCCATTCAACCTTTATTACAATTATCGGGTCGTTTGCAACTTGTGATGGCACAG ATTGACAGGGCTTCGCAGAACAAAACTCGGATTTCGGCATATGATAGCCAAATAAATGAAAGTGAAGATGAGGATGAAGAAGTTGATGAAATTCTttatggagaagaagatgatgaatctGAATTAAGCAGTGATGACAATAGCTAG